One genomic segment of Chitinophaga parva includes these proteins:
- a CDS encoding beta-N-acetylhexosaminidase produces MMKKHLLTALALLTAATTFAQEALQKAPAIIPAPRKITVTSGSLALPAHVLFTTPANDLAPQLVYINDMLGGSAAYPVELSLTGNPQDAAGYKLHIDRTGIKITGNDKDGLFNGLVTLLQLCKTNTAANGSITLPCLDLDDVPSTRWRGFMLDEARHFFGKAAVKQLLDWMAFYKLNRFHWHLSDAQGWRIAIQQYPKLTSIGGTGNFTDSTAAARFYTQDDIREIVAYAKTRNIEIIPEIDMPGHASAATRAYPELSGGNAPGGYDGFTFNPAAEYTYQFLGNVTRELLQLFPFHTIHIGGDEVALGIKAWENNAAVQQMMQQQGFHELKEVEAYFLKRIADTVIAQGGSVFAWDEAASGNLPSTDAGIMWWRQNITQSLMDAQERYNVVYCPRLPFYFDFIQDSTHVSGRTWGKEKLYNRYSDVYNFPADPAFANLVPRHPFGMQANLWTETVITGKRLQFLVFPRLAAFSEAAWTEAFRKNLDAFNLRLQQHLPLYDQAGIYYYDPFDPHKHAEPVDVPVKPQVND; encoded by the coding sequence ATGATGAAAAAACACCTGTTAACGGCATTGGCATTATTAACAGCCGCCACCACCTTTGCCCAGGAAGCGCTGCAAAAGGCACCGGCTATTATTCCCGCGCCCCGGAAAATAACAGTAACAAGCGGTAGCCTCGCATTGCCCGCCCACGTGCTGTTTACCACGCCGGCCAACGACCTGGCGCCCCAGTTGGTCTACATTAATGACATGCTGGGTGGCAGCGCGGCCTACCCGGTGGAACTGAGCCTTACCGGCAATCCACAGGACGCCGCGGGCTACAAACTGCACATTGACCGCACGGGCATCAAGATCACCGGCAATGATAAGGATGGCCTCTTCAATGGCCTGGTCACCCTGCTGCAACTCTGTAAAACCAATACCGCCGCCAATGGCAGCATCACCCTACCCTGCCTGGATCTGGATGATGTGCCCTCCACCCGCTGGCGGGGTTTTATGCTGGATGAAGCGCGGCACTTCTTTGGCAAAGCTGCTGTAAAGCAATTGCTGGACTGGATGGCTTTCTATAAACTGAACCGCTTTCACTGGCATCTTTCCGATGCACAGGGCTGGCGCATTGCCATACAGCAATATCCAAAACTCACCAGCATAGGCGGCACCGGCAACTTTACAGACAGCACGGCTGCCGCAAGGTTCTACACCCAGGATGACATCCGGGAAATAGTTGCCTACGCCAAAACGCGCAATATTGAGATCATCCCCGAAATAGACATGCCCGGCCACGCCAGTGCAGCTACCAGGGCTTATCCCGAGCTTTCCGGCGGCAACGCGCCCGGCGGTTACGACGGCTTTACGTTCAATCCTGCGGCTGAATACACCTATCAGTTCCTGGGCAATGTGACCCGCGAGCTCCTGCAACTATTCCCCTTCCACACCATCCACATTGGTGGCGATGAAGTGGCCCTGGGCATCAAAGCATGGGAAAACAATGCCGCCGTGCAGCAAATGATGCAGCAACAGGGCTTTCACGAGCTGAAGGAAGTAGAAGCCTATTTTTTAAAACGTATAGCTGATACCGTTATAGCACAGGGTGGCAGCGTATTTGCCTGGGACGAAGCCGCCAGCGGCAACCTCCCTTCCACAGACGCAGGTATTATGTGGTGGAGGCAAAATATAACGCAGTCCCTCATGGACGCGCAGGAACGCTACAACGTGGTGTATTGTCCCCGCCTGCCTTTCTATTTTGATTTCATACAGGACAGCACCCACGTATCCGGCCGCACCTGGGGTAAGGAAAAGTTATACAACCGCTACAGCGATGTGTATAATTTCCCCGCTGACCCGGCTTTTGCAAACCTGGTGCCCCGCCATCCTTTTGGTATGCAGGCTAACCTGTGGACGGAAACGGTGATCACCGGCAAACGCCTGCAATTCCTGGTCTTCCCCCGCCTGGCAGCTTTTTCAGAGGCCGCGTGGACAGAAGCTTTCCGTAAAAACCTGGATGCCTTTAACCTGCGCCTGCAGCAGCACCTGCCCCTGTATGACCAGGCCGGCATTTACTACTACGATCCCTTTGACCCGCATAAACATGCAGAACCGGTAGATGTGCCGGTGAAGCCGCAGGTCAACGATTAA
- a CDS encoding carbohydrate-binding family 9-like protein, with the protein MLQDPSAIRTAYPDQVSVLKIPFLPEGGPQPALTLQPISQEPWPAFRDARASAAFSIAYDATGIHLYFVVCEPFLRASKRPPNAEVHHDNCVEFFIALDNTGGYYNFEFNCMGSIKAAYGPNRHQRSFLPETVLRGISDQLSISLHNLAEHRYPRWEICAVIPLDAFVHHPQLQLPGLQCTANFAKCGDELPEPHFKSWMPIQSATPDFHQPEAFGSIVFEPPYEP; encoded by the coding sequence ATGTTACAAGACCCATCAGCTATACGCACGGCTTACCCGGACCAGGTGAGTGTATTGAAAATTCCCTTCCTGCCGGAAGGGGGCCCGCAGCCGGCCCTCACGTTGCAACCTATTTCACAGGAACCATGGCCGGCATTCCGCGATGCCCGCGCCAGCGCCGCCTTTTCCATCGCTTATGACGCTACGGGCATACACCTGTATTTTGTGGTGTGCGAGCCTTTCCTGCGGGCAAGCAAACGCCCGCCCAATGCGGAAGTGCACCATGATAACTGCGTGGAATTTTTTATTGCATTGGATAATACAGGCGGGTATTATAATTTCGAGTTCAACTGCATGGGCAGCATTAAGGCCGCTTACGGCCCTAACCGCCACCAGCGCAGCTTTTTACCGGAAACCGTGCTACGGGGCATCAGTGACCAGCTCAGTATTTCGCTGCACAACCTTGCGGAGCACCGCTACCCACGATGGGAGATCTGCGCCGTCATCCCGCTGGATGCCTTTGTGCATCACCCGCAACTGCAATTGCCAGGCCTGCAATGCACCGCCAATTTTGCCAAATGCGGGGATGAACTGCCGGAACCTCATTTCAAAAGCTGGATGCCTATTCAAAGCGCCACGCCGGACTTTCACCAGCCGGAAGCCTTTGGTAGTATTGTATTTGAACCACCTTACGAACCTTGA
- a CDS encoding beta-N-acetylhexosaminidase, giving the protein MKRLLPALLLLIACCTTRAQAPAVRGFHIDLRIQVMKMPALKQLALQLSQQGINTLVMEWEGAYPFETEPVIPNRYAYTRSEVTDFIHYCDSLHMDVIPLQQSFGHVEYILRYPRYAALREDSRDYSQVCPSQLAANKALFTKLFKEMAATHHSPYIHIGCDETHLLGHCPLCQQRAKNRGVSKLYFDHVKMLCDIVISLGKIPVLWADIALKYPEYLQQLPKQAVLVDWNYGWALDRFGDHRKLLQSGYQIWGSPALRSDPDNYFYTGWQRHFNNIHDFVPTTRQLGYKGIVMTSWSTSGEYDAVFNATGDLTDLYPVRNVYPISGFNMLIAAFLQSVHQVQALNTDSFITRYCQEQYGLDAATAAGFRRALFCAKPGTQGLDSAEWSARILHAMQPTKHADEFEHYRLMADVRVYYLRYNAIEAALNKDDHPDLAKYAAQLKALMDTEPALRETFTRLNDRVLYPSAIENENEIRCYKTHQLYARLTRTR; this is encoded by the coding sequence ATGAAACGACTGCTGCCCGCCCTCCTGCTGTTGATTGCCTGCTGTACCACCCGGGCCCAGGCCCCCGCGGTACGCGGCTTCCACATAGACCTGCGCATACAAGTGATGAAAATGCCGGCCCTTAAACAACTGGCACTTCAACTCAGCCAGCAGGGCATCAATACCCTGGTGATGGAATGGGAAGGCGCCTACCCTTTTGAAACGGAACCCGTGATCCCTAACCGCTACGCCTACACGCGCAGCGAGGTAACGGATTTTATACACTATTGCGATAGCCTGCACATGGATGTTATTCCCCTGCAGCAAAGCTTTGGGCATGTAGAGTACATCCTCCGCTACCCGCGCTACGCCGCGCTCCGGGAAGACAGCCGCGATTATTCACAGGTATGCCCCAGCCAGCTGGCGGCTAACAAGGCCCTGTTCACAAAGCTGTTCAAAGAAATGGCAGCCACCCACCACTCGCCTTACATCCACATTGGCTGCGATGAGACCCACCTGCTGGGCCACTGCCCGCTATGCCAGCAAAGGGCTAAGAACAGAGGGGTATCCAAACTCTATTTCGATCACGTGAAAATGCTTTGCGACATCGTGATCAGCCTGGGCAAGATCCCCGTGCTCTGGGCAGACATTGCCCTGAAATACCCGGAGTACTTACAACAACTGCCCAAACAAGCCGTGCTGGTAGACTGGAACTATGGCTGGGCACTGGACCGTTTTGGCGACCATCGCAAATTGCTCCAAAGCGGCTACCAGATCTGGGGATCTCCTGCCCTGCGCAGCGATCCCGATAACTATTTCTACACCGGCTGGCAGCGCCACTTTAATAACATCCACGACTTTGTGCCCACCACCCGCCAGCTGGGCTACAAAGGCATTGTGATGACTTCCTGGTCCACCTCCGGTGAATACGATGCCGTATTCAACGCCACCGGCGATCTTACAGACCTGTACCCCGTGCGCAACGTGTATCCTATCAGTGGGTTCAATATGCTGATCGCTGCCTTCCTGCAGTCTGTCCACCAGGTACAGGCGCTTAACACGGATAGCTTCATTACCCGCTACTGCCAGGAGCAATATGGCCTGGATGCCGCCACCGCAGCGGGCTTCCGCCGTGCTCTCTTTTGCGCCAAACCCGGCACCCAGGGGCTGGACAGTGCGGAATGGAGCGCCCGCATCCTGCACGCCATGCAGCCCACCAAACATGCGGATGAATTTGAGCATTATCGCCTCATGGCAGACGTGCGCGTGTACTACCTGCGCTACAACGCCATTGAAGCAGCACTGAATAAAGATGACCACCCGGACCTTGCAAAATATGCCGCGCAACTGAAAGCGCTTATGGATACGGAGCCTGCGCTCCGCGAAACATTTACCAGGCTGAATGACCGTGTGCTTTACCCGTCAGCAATAGAGAACGAAAACGAGATCAGATGTTACAAGACCCATCAGCTATACGCACGGCTTACCCGGACCAGGTGA